In a genomic window of Lepisosteus oculatus isolate fLepOcu1 chromosome 5, fLepOcu1.hap2, whole genome shotgun sequence:
- the c5h1orf74 gene encoding UPF0739 protein C1orf74 homolog, producing the protein MSARVAPEFLIEVAQQCLGSGTRKKQRLRPSACLSLAAQVLAVDVGLRPSFLYDANTAGPEQLRLYLRKLREAGFLSHVLNVLAVDGNVVIVNVDLTVLHMEELLLKNTVAVIDVSQSRARPALAGPESRVRELTQTVVDDFKVGTLVEWAHSPWNFCTLFGVLLGFPATYWFDQERSFENCLSMTPLRVTTVCARCRAIAKDFRVQLCSFSIPEILTSATRAEMDNWTGKMLDRFSRQTAFTDLLISSKTVSLPSVTL; encoded by the coding sequence ATGTCAGCGAGAGTCGCCCCCGAATTCCTTATTGAAGTGGCTCAACAGTGCCTCGGTTCCGGTACGAGAAAGAAACAGCGTTTACGTCCCTCTGCATGCCTCAGCCTCGCTGCGCAGGTCCTGGCGGTGGACGTTGGGTTGAGACCCTCTTTCCTTTACGATGCCAACACAGCGGGACCCGAGCAGCTTCGACTTTACCTGCGCAAGCTGCGCGAAGCTGGGTTTTTAAGCCACGTGTTGAACGTCCTGGCGGTCGATGGGAACGTTGTGATTGTCAATGTAGACCTGACAGTCCTGCACATGGAGGAGCTGCTATTGAAAAACACCGTCGCTGTCATAGATGTGTCCCAGTCCCGGGCCCGGCCTGCCTTAGCTGGTCCTGAAAGCAGGGTGAGGGAGTTAACACAGACGGTGGTAGATGATTTCAAAGTGGGCACACTGGTCGAATGGGCACATTCCCCTTGGAACTTCTGCACCCTTTTCGGAGTCCTTCTGGGCTTCCCGGCCACCTACTGGTTCGACCAAGAGAGAAGCTTTGAGAACTGCCTGAGTATGACCCCGTTGCGGGTCACCACGGTCTGTGCTCGGTGCCGAGCGATAGCCAAGGACTTCAGAGTCCAGCTCTGCTCCTTCAGCATCCCGGAAATCCTTACGTCAGCCACTCGGGCCGAGATGGACAACTGGACTGGCAAGATGCTGGACCGGTTCAGCCGGCAGACTGCTTTTACAGACCTCCTTATCTCTAGCAAGACAGTCAGCTTGCCATCAGTCACACTCTAG